Proteins encoded by one window of Candidatus Stoquefichus sp. SB1:
- a CDS encoding NUDIX hydrolase: MILTTMCYLKRQHQTLMLHRTKKANDINSGKWIGVGGKFEAGESAEECMKREIYEETGFIAHDLKLHGFVMFPQLYHGEDEGMFVYTCDDFSGQMHECDEGVLQWIDDEAIASLPMWEGDYHFFDWIKDGRFHSAKIFYQDDHVVEYQDCAY, encoded by the coding sequence ATGATTTTAACGACAATGTGTTATTTAAAAAGACAGCATCAAACACTCATGTTGCATCGTACAAAAAAAGCTAATGATATCAATAGTGGTAAATGGATCGGTGTTGGTGGAAAGTTTGAAGCTGGAGAAAGTGCTGAAGAGTGTATGAAAAGGGAGATTTATGAAGAGACAGGTTTCATTGCACATGATTTAAAATTACATGGTTTTGTAATGTTTCCACAACTTTATCATGGTGAAGATGAGGGTATGTTTGTTTATACTTGTGATGATTTTAGTGGTCAGATGCATGAATGTGATGAAGGTGTTTTACAGTGGATTGATGATGAGGCTATTGCGTCTTTACCAATGTGGGAAGGCGATTATCATTTTTTTGACTGGATTAAGGATGGTCGTTTCCATAGTGCTAAAATATTTTATCAGGATGATCATGTTGTTGAATATCAGGATTGTGCATATTAG
- a CDS encoding RNA polymerase sigma factor, which produces MKKDELEIAYRKYYRSLFLFAFSLTQNREDAEDLVENAFVKAIFSFQEGNFHAWMYVVLKNEFYNEYKKRRRLVDEGKIKLHSLPSSLDILKDYIHDDELRWIYEQIYHLKQRERDIMLLSLQDELDDQTIANLLNLSVENVRMIRYRVKKKLKALCQKEGYL; this is translated from the coding sequence ATGAAGAAAGATGAACTAGAAATTGCATATCGTAAGTACTATCGTTCTTTATTCTTATTTGCATTTTCTCTTACCCAAAATCGTGAAGATGCTGAGGATTTGGTAGAAAATGCTTTTGTCAAAGCAATTTTCAGCTTTCAAGAAGGTAACTTCCACGCATGGATGTATGTAGTTTTAAAAAATGAATTTTATAATGAATATAAAAAACGGCGAAGATTGGTTGATGAGGGAAAAATCAAACTTCATTCATTACCAAGTTCTTTAGATATCTTAAAAGATTATATTCATGATGATGAATTAAGATGGATATATGAACAAATCTACCACCTCAAACAGCGTGAAAGAGATATCATGTTATTGTCTTTACAAGATGAGTTAGATGATCAAACGATTGCTAATCTATTGAATTTAAGTGTTGAAAATGTCAGGATGATTCGTTATCGTGTGAAAAAGAAATTAAAAGCATTATGTCAAAAGGAGGGCTATTTATGA
- a CDS encoding anti sigma factor C-terminal domain-containing protein: MNEKDFDDLFQQNDELEEINGKKIQQGIRKNIYKRIVISLIVIALLVAGMYKGTSYLLDVIYYNPFHEEKLVDDNDNFSNDDATFHIVFQAYCEMFFPGKNYLMVENMKSLGFGNYETRIKIHDLFDRLYIDGFSNMTLQIQQSHMHMETNENHLFSLIIDEFANRKSSVFDNSSYQITKNTLKEIEDLPDSSRLNVSFSFPRNYNLKETFDLINKYPDMTALWLATDSFLRDSSIADGMTLWKSTMYDLSPEAKKKYPYLYIDNNTQLDDKTFPQYYLSNLKLLLDHPKEVNMIAEIMNSTATIESIQKIYDYVQKGFQVVGLKVNIYKKDLLKIIELENIDYMVIHDVKLSILQK, from the coding sequence ATGAATGAAAAAGATTTTGATGATCTATTTCAACAAAATGATGAATTAGAAGAAATCAATGGAAAAAAAATTCAACAAGGTATTCGTAAGAATATTTATAAAAGAATTGTGATTTCTTTGATTGTGATTGCATTATTAGTAGCAGGTATGTATAAAGGGACATCTTATCTTTTGGATGTAATCTACTATAATCCTTTTCATGAGGAGAAATTGGTTGATGATAATGACAATTTTTCTAATGATGATGCAACGTTTCATATTGTTTTTCAGGCCTATTGTGAAATGTTTTTTCCAGGTAAAAATTATTTGATGGTAGAAAATATGAAATCATTAGGTTTTGGGAATTATGAAACTAGAATAAAAATTCATGATTTATTTGATCGATTATATATTGATGGTTTTAGTAATATGACTTTACAAATTCAACAATCGCATATGCACATGGAGACTAATGAAAATCATCTTTTTTCACTCATAATAGATGAATTTGCAAATCGAAAATCTTCAGTGTTTGATAATTCATCATATCAAATAACAAAAAATACTCTTAAAGAAATTGAAGATTTACCTGATTCTTCAAGACTCAATGTATCTTTCTCTTTCCCTAGAAATTATAATTTGAAAGAAACATTTGATTTGATCAATAAATATCCTGATATGACTGCATTATGGTTAGCAACTGATAGTTTTTTACGTGATTCATCAATTGCTGATGGTATGACTCTTTGGAAATCAACAATGTATGATTTATCTCCAGAAGCCAAAAAAAAATATCCTTATCTCTATATTGATAACAATACTCAACTCGATGATAAAACATTTCCACAGTATTATTTATCAAATCTCAAATTATTGTTAGATCATCCTAAGGAAGTCAATATGATTGCTGAAATAATGAATAGCACTGCAACAATTGAAAGTATTCAAAAAATTTATGATTATGTACAAAAAGGATTTCAAGTTGTTGGATTAAAAGTCAATATCTATAAAAAAGATTTATTAAAAATAATTGAGTTAGAAAATATTGATTATATGGTAATACATGATGTAAAGCTAAGTATATTACAAAAATAA
- a CDS encoding Nif3-like dinuclear metal center hexameric protein, with amino-acid sequence MLAKDIITIMEKYYPLSKQEEWDKCGLQIGDTHTDVQKVMISLNADIPTLDEAIEKGCQMLITHHPFLLDPIVNIDRDDFMGEFIFKAIENHVVVYSSHTALDNVSMNRWLIEALGVHDLQVADQSGISQMATLNKAMPMDEFIDHVEQTYHLEHFKYAGQVDTVRKIAVCGGSGAGFMDEIYGKVDAYLTGDTKYHQAKAAIDHHLLLIDINHHAENIMIEKLKELLEKELDVEIIAGSSPDYYMYR; translated from the coding sequence ATGCTGGCTAAAGATATTATAACTATTATGGAAAAATATTATCCCTTATCAAAACAAGAAGAATGGGATAAATGTGGATTACAAATTGGTGATACTCATACAGATGTTCAAAAAGTCATGATATCACTCAATGCTGATATTCCTACTTTAGATGAGGCGATAGAAAAAGGATGCCAAATGTTAATTACTCATCATCCTTTTTTATTAGATCCAATCGTTAATATTGATAGAGATGATTTTATGGGTGAATTTATATTTAAAGCGATTGAAAATCATGTTGTGGTCTATAGTTCGCATACTGCTTTAGATAATGTGTCTATGAATAGATGGTTAATTGAGGCATTGGGTGTCCATGATTTACAGGTCGCTGATCAATCAGGGATTAGTCAGATGGCAACGCTTAATAAAGCGATGCCTATGGATGAGTTTATTGATCATGTTGAGCAAACTTATCATTTGGAACATTTTAAATATGCTGGTCAAGTTGATACTGTTAGAAAAATAGCAGTATGTGGTGGAAGTGGTGCAGGATTTATGGATGAAATTTATGGCAAAGTTGATGCTTATTTGACTGGTGATACGAAATATCATCAAGCCAAAGCTGCTATAGATCATCATCTATTATTAATTGATATTAATCATCATGCAGAAAATATAATGATTGAAAAATTAAAAGAATTGTTAGAAAAGGAGTTAGATGTAGAAATCATTGCTGGAAGTTCACCTGATTACTACATGTATCGATAA
- the dnaG gene encoding DNA primase produces the protein MARLSQEKINEIRQSVDIVDVIGQYLSLEKKGRNYIALCPFHDDSRPSMSVSPDKQIFMCFVCGTGGNVFSFLQKYLKISYIEAVKKVAEMGRVDLSEYHLDVEKRPENPQHVALYQMHQEAQKIYSYYLNTKLGLEAKTYLMNRHFTDELIKEFQIGYAPIDPVLHTAFSKLGYHEIDMAKSGLVIESQSHFDRFNDRIMFPLYNQQGQVVGFSGRIYKPTQSDSKYMNSPESEIFIKGQTLYHYHQCREAVKQAGFVYLLEGFMDVIAMYKAGIENTVAIMGTALTKGHIQALRRLTNTVYLCLDGDQAGQAAMSKAAYELEAAGFKVKIIILPDGHDPDEIYEEHGKTGLEEALRRTLKPIEFLMEFEYRMVDPLNYDDRKNYLEKMCFEITQLNDDIDRDYYMHILSSKSGFSYEVILQHVAGMKPKHQEEYIHREVKKTIQLVDKYKKAEHDLLFYMLNNKAVALKYEAKAGFMYNDQYRVLASYIVDYYRHHNHIEVADLIDSIQKEELIQTVLEISQSALPLPCEEQAIDDYIQTIASNARKMKKEQLLEQFNYILDPSQKAQILSEIVKLESEKESI, from the coding sequence ATGGCACGTCTATCACAAGAGAAAATCAATGAAATAAGACAGAGCGTTGATATTGTTGATGTGATTGGACAGTATCTTTCTTTAGAAAAAAAAGGAAGAAATTATATAGCTTTATGTCCTTTTCATGATGATAGTCGACCTTCTATGTCGGTATCACCTGATAAACAGATATTTATGTGTTTTGTATGTGGAACTGGTGGAAATGTTTTTAGTTTTTTACAAAAATATCTAAAGATATCATACATAGAAGCAGTTAAAAAAGTTGCTGAAATGGGTCGAGTGGATTTAAGTGAGTATCATTTAGATGTCGAAAAAAGACCGGAGAACCCGCAACATGTCGCACTTTATCAAATGCACCAGGAAGCACAGAAAATTTATAGTTATTATTTAAATACAAAACTTGGTTTAGAAGCCAAGACATATCTTATGAATCGTCATTTTACTGATGAATTGATCAAAGAATTTCAAATTGGTTATGCTCCCATTGATCCCGTTTTGCATACGGCTTTTTCAAAATTAGGATATCATGAAATTGATATGGCTAAATCTGGACTGGTGATTGAGTCACAAAGTCATTTTGACCGCTTTAATGATCGTATCATGTTTCCTTTATATAATCAGCAAGGACAAGTTGTTGGTTTTAGTGGACGTATTTATAAGCCGACGCAAAGTGATAGTAAGTATATGAACTCTCCAGAGTCAGAAATCTTTATTAAAGGACAAACATTATATCACTATCATCAATGTCGTGAAGCAGTGAAACAAGCTGGCTTTGTATATCTGTTAGAAGGCTTTATGGATGTGATTGCAATGTATAAGGCTGGAATTGAAAATACAGTTGCGATTATGGGAACGGCACTTACAAAAGGTCATATTCAAGCGTTGCGTCGTTTGACCAATACTGTTTATTTGTGTTTAGATGGAGATCAAGCTGGACAGGCTGCAATGAGTAAAGCAGCCTATGAATTAGAAGCGGCTGGCTTTAAGGTTAAGATTATTATTTTACCTGATGGTCATGATCCTGATGAAATTTATGAAGAACATGGTAAGACAGGTCTTGAGGAAGCACTTCGTAGGACGTTAAAGCCAATTGAATTTTTAATGGAGTTTGAATATCGAATGGTTGATCCTTTGAATTATGATGATCGAAAAAACTATTTAGAAAAAATGTGTTTTGAAATTACACAATTGAATGATGATATTGATCGTGATTATTATATGCACATTCTTTCGTCAAAATCAGGTTTTTCTTATGAGGTGATTTTACAGCATGTTGCTGGTATGAAGCCTAAACATCAGGAAGAATATATTCATCGTGAAGTGAAAAAAACAATTCAACTGGTAGATAAATATAAAAAAGCTGAACATGATCTGCTCTTTTATATGTTAAACAATAAAGCTGTTGCTTTAAAGTATGAGGCGAAAGCAGGTTTTATGTATAATGACCAATATCGTGTTTTGGCTTCTTATATTGTTGACTATTATCGTCATCATAATCATATTGAGGTGGCAGATTTAATTGATAGTATACAAAAAGAAGAATTGATACAAACTGTGTTAGAAATATCACAATCAGCATTGCCATTACCTTGTGAAGAACAAGCGATTGATGATTATATTCAGACAATTGCTAGCAATGCTAGAAAAATGAAAAAAGAACAACTATTAGAACAGTTTAATTATATTTTAGATCCGAGTCAGAAGGCTCAGATTTTAAGTGAGATAGTCAAATTAGAGAGTGAAAAGGAGTCTATATGA
- the rpoD gene encoding RNA polymerase sigma factor RpoD yields the protein MKKETKKKAAPVTFEDLKNLIKETADALGGTLSQDDLDAFLTKYDLDDESAEELLEFITDSHIIIEDGLDALEIDDEELLKGVVTDLDDLEGLESLEGLEDLEGLDDELGGDVPELDFVGDFDMLTGDTANMYTDHHDDDENQLGSNVKINDPVKMYLKEIGRVELLSHDEEIDLAKRILDGDEEAKKKLAAANLRLVVSIAKRYVGRGMLFLDLIQEGNMGLIKAVEKFDYTKGFKFSTYATWWIRQAITRAIADQARTIRIPVHMVETINKLTRVQRQLIQELGREPSAEEISEKMDGMTPDKVREIQKISLEPVSLETPIGEEDDSHLGDFIEDEGAMSPDDYAANELLKDELNEVLLELTDREEKVLRLRFGLDDGRTRTLEEVGKEFNVTRERIRQIEAKALRKLKHPSRSKRLKDFLDR from the coding sequence ATGAAAAAAGAAACAAAAAAGAAAGCAGCACCAGTCACATTTGAGGATTTAAAAAATCTTATAAAAGAAACTGCCGATGCCTTAGGGGGAACATTGTCGCAAGATGATTTAGATGCTTTTTTAACAAAGTATGATTTAGATGATGAATCAGCAGAAGAATTATTAGAATTTATTACTGATAGTCATATTATTATCGAAGATGGTTTAGATGCCTTAGAAATTGATGATGAAGAATTATTAAAAGGTGTTGTTACTGACTTAGATGATTTAGAAGGACTTGAATCATTAGAAGGTTTAGAAGATCTTGAAGGGTTAGATGATGAACTTGGTGGTGATGTTCCTGAATTAGATTTCGTTGGTGATTTTGATATGTTGACTGGTGATACAGCTAATATGTATACAGATCATCATGATGACGATGAAAATCAATTAGGAAGCAATGTTAAGATTAATGATCCTGTTAAAATGTATCTTAAAGAAATAGGACGTGTTGAACTATTAAGTCATGATGAAGAAATTGATTTAGCAAAACGTATTCTTGATGGGGATGAAGAAGCAAAGAAGAAATTGGCAGCAGCCAATTTACGTCTGGTTGTTTCTATTGCCAAAAGATATGTAGGACGTGGAATGTTATTTTTAGATTTAATTCAAGAAGGAAATATGGGGTTAATTAAAGCTGTTGAAAAGTTTGATTATACAAAAGGATTTAAATTTTCTACATATGCGACTTGGTGGATTAGACAGGCGATTACACGTGCGATTGCTGATCAGGCAAGAACAATTCGTATTCCAGTTCACATGGTTGAAACGATTAATAAGTTAACACGTGTTCAAAGACAATTGATACAAGAACTTGGAAGAGAACCATCTGCTGAAGAAATTTCTGAAAAAATGGATGGTATGACACCAGATAAAGTAAGAGAAATCCAAAAGATTTCATTAGAACCTGTTTCATTAGAAACACCAATTGGAGAAGAAGATGATTCTCATTTAGGTGATTTCATTGAAGATGAAGGCGCAATGTCACCAGATGATTATGCTGCTAATGAATTATTAAAAGATGAGTTAAATGAAGTTTTATTAGAATTAACAGACCGTGAAGAAAAAGTTTTGCGTTTACGTTTTGGATTAGATGATGGTCGTACAAGAACATTGGAAGAAGTCGGAAAAGAATTTAATGTGACACGTGAACGTATTCGTCAAATTGAAGCCAAGGCTTTAAGAAAATTAAAACATCCTTCACGTTCAAAACGTTTGAAAGATTTCTTAGATCGTTAA
- a CDS encoding GH25 family lysozyme: protein MDIVKQNKKWLIIALIGVIFIGAIIFWFFLRPDDKEDPTIDTTLVGDAAIDPENMDEMEEGTAINANQLNNVQGKSNGIDVSKWQGKIDWNQVKKDQIDFAFIRIGYRGENGVIYKDDNADYNIQQASKAGILVGVYFYSTALNEKEAIEEAKWTLQSIKSYSISYPVVYDCEGYKHSSSRTYQLNTNERTQNAKAFLDTIAKEKYETMFYTSLSDMESHWNMDQIQDKHKIWIAQYSSSIYPQKQKPDYNGQCHAWQYTNKGQVKGIEGNVDMVVCYFKNNKASPKDTHATLPKTSVPLTEEDKIYSSVNEQVTAKDETNLRALATTKSDIVTTLKNGEKLTRIGIGTNGWSKLRYKNKTVYAITSYLTTDLSVKEKETEDIVSGQKFSPQKDKVTAKDEVNLRSLPTTSGDIVGTLKSGTFLERTAVSEQGWSRLTYKGKSVYAISSYLSQKVIDKPATTEPTQTDGFVAVDEKVTAKSETNLRDQPVIEGSQVIYTLKNGEYVRRVGIHNNGWSKIEYNGQIVYAISSYLEN, encoded by the coding sequence ATGGATATTGTAAAGCAAAATAAAAAGTGGCTGATTATAGCATTGATAGGAGTCATATTCATTGGTGCTATTATTTTCTGGTTCTTCTTACGTCCTGACGATAAAGAAGATCCGACAATAGATACAACTCTAGTTGGTGATGCAGCCATTGATCCAGAAAATATGGATGAGATGGAAGAAGGAACGGCTATTAATGCTAATCAATTAAATAATGTTCAAGGAAAAAGTAATGGAATTGATGTTTCTAAGTGGCAAGGGAAGATTGATTGGAATCAAGTTAAGAAGGATCAAATTGATTTTGCCTTTATAAGAATTGGTTATCGTGGTGAAAATGGTGTCATATATAAGGATGATAATGCGGATTATAATATTCAGCAAGCTAGCAAAGCAGGAATATTGGTAGGTGTTTATTTTTATTCAACTGCACTCAATGAAAAGGAGGCTATTGAAGAGGCAAAATGGACATTGCAGAGTATTAAAAGTTACAGTATATCATATCCCGTTGTTTATGATTGTGAAGGCTATAAACATTCATCAAGTCGTACATATCAATTGAATACAAATGAACGTACACAAAATGCAAAAGCTTTTTTAGATACAATTGCTAAAGAAAAGTATGAAACAATGTTTTATACATCATTAAGTGATATGGAATCACATTGGAATATGGATCAAATACAAGACAAACACAAAATTTGGATTGCCCAATATTCTTCATCAATTTATCCGCAGAAACAAAAACCAGATTATAATGGTCAATGCCATGCATGGCAATATACAAATAAAGGACAAGTGAAAGGTATTGAAGGTAATGTAGATATGGTTGTTTGTTATTTTAAAAATAACAAGGCATCACCTAAGGATACTCATGCAACATTACCTAAAACATCTGTTCCTTTAACAGAGGAAGATAAAATTTATTCATCAGTTAATGAGCAGGTTACAGCGAAAGATGAAACCAATTTAAGAGCATTAGCGACAACAAAAAGTGATATTGTGACAACTCTTAAAAATGGTGAAAAATTAACCCGTATTGGAATCGGAACAAATGGCTGGTCAAAACTGCGTTATAAAAATAAAACAGTTTATGCTATTACAAGTTATCTCACAACAGATTTATCAGTTAAAGAAAAAGAAACTGAAGATATTGTTTCTGGTCAAAAATTTTCACCTCAAAAAGATAAAGTCACTGCAAAAGATGAAGTTAATTTACGTTCATTGCCAACAACCTCAGGAGATATTGTTGGTACATTAAAGAGTGGGACATTTCTTGAACGTACTGCCGTCAGTGAACAAGGCTGGTCACGATTAACTTATAAGGGGAAGAGTGTTTATGCAATTAGTAGTTATTTAAGTCAGAAGGTTATTGATAAACCGGCAACAACAGAGCCTACGCAAACGGATGGCTTTGTCGCAGTTGATGAAAAAGTCACAGCAAAATCTGAAACCAATTTACGTGATCAACCTGTAATAGAAGGAAGTCAGGTGATTTATACACTTAAAAATGGTGAATATGTGAGACGAGTTGGTATTCATAACAATGGCTGGTCAAAAATAGAATATAATGGTCAAATTGTTTATGCTATATCTTCTTATTTAGAGAATTAA
- a CDS encoding helix-turn-helix transcriptional regulator: MIGDNLIKLRKKQGMSQSEVADLLKVSRQTISNWELNQGAPTIDKAKELAQLYDVSLDDLVGHNVEIISSKEKQSSEILKRLIGKICKIDCKEKSLYLDSPTKEQFVILDVNNQWIKVKYFRRTGIRLKKEEVIKLIDLDDINGFEVVGESDE; encoded by the coding sequence ATGATTGGTGATAACTTAATTAAATTACGTAAAAAACAAGGCATGAGTCAATCGGAAGTTGCTGATTTATTAAAAGTCAGTCGACAAACGATTTCTAATTGGGAATTAAATCAGGGAGCCCCTACAATTGATAAAGCAAAAGAACTTGCTCAATTGTATGATGTGAGCTTAGATGATTTGGTAGGGCATAATGTTGAGATTATTAGTTCAAAAGAAAAACAAAGTTCAGAGATTTTAAAAAGATTAATTGGAAAGATTTGTAAGATAGATTGTAAAGAAAAATCACTTTATTTGGATTCGCCAACAAAAGAACAGTTTGTTATTTTGGATGTGAACAATCAATGGATAAAAGTGAAGTATTTTAGACGAACAGGGATCAGATTGAAAAAAGAGGAAGTTATTAAATTAATAGATTTAGATGATATTAATGGCTTTGAAGTGGTAGGTGAGAGTGATGAGTGA
- a CDS encoding tRNA (adenine(22)-N(1))-methyltransferase, translating to MKLSKRLQAIADLIIKYKKGEILADIGTDHAYLPCYLVKEGIIEKAYACDIASGPINASIETIQYYELEKQVIPLLGSGMTPIIDKSIDMISICGMGGKLTVDILNEHQEFLNGHRFILQANIGIEVLREYLYQQNMKIIDEAIVKDAHHIYEIIVCEKTSDDVTYDERDIYFGPCLRKHKNGLFYEKWHRQLAIQKKILTSLEENHPKSLEVKHMIALIEGEIDAG from the coding sequence ATGAAACTATCAAAAAGATTACAAGCCATTGCTGACTTGATTATCAAATATAAAAAAGGGGAAATTTTAGCTGATATTGGTACTGATCATGCATATTTACCATGTTATTTGGTGAAAGAAGGTATCATTGAAAAAGCCTATGCTTGTGATATTGCCAGTGGACCGATTAATGCATCCATTGAAACTATTCAATATTATGAATTAGAAAAACAAGTCATACCACTTTTAGGAAGTGGTATGACACCTATTATTGATAAATCAATTGATATGATTAGTATTTGTGGAATGGGTGGTAAGTTAACTGTTGATATTTTAAATGAGCATCAGGAATTTTTAAATGGACATCGTTTTATTTTACAGGCTAATATTGGAATAGAAGTATTACGTGAGTATCTTTATCAACAAAATATGAAAATTATTGATGAAGCCATTGTTAAAGATGCTCATCATATTTATGAAATTATTGTTTGTGAAAAAACATCAGATGATGTTACTTATGATGAACGTGATATTTATTTTGGACCTTGTTTAAGAAAACATAAAAACGGTTTGTTTTATGAAAAATGGCACAGACAATTAGCGATTCAAAAGAAAATCTTAACTTCTTTAGAAGAGAATCATCCTAAAAGTCTGGAAGTGAAACATATGATAGCATTGATAGAAGGTGAAATAGATGCTGGCTAA
- a CDS encoding glycine--tRNA ligase — translation MANKDMDKLIAHAKNSGFVYQGSEIYDGLANTWDYGPLGVEMKNNIKKLWWKRFIQESPYNVGLDSAIFMNPRVWEASGHVGGFSDPLIDCKNCKTRHRADKLIEAYDPDVHSDGWEPEKMMNYIREHHIQCPDCGSEDFTDIREFELMFKTYMGVVKDAKNTVYLRPETAQGIFVNFKNIQRTSRKKVPFGIGQIGKSFRNEITPGNFIFRTREFEQMELEFFCKPDTDLDWFHYWKDGCMQFLLDLGLSKENLRFRDHEKEELSFYSKATSDIEYLYPFGWGELWGIADRTDYDLSRHQEFSKKNLEYLDPETNQKYIPYVIEPSVGADRLFLSVLADAYDEEQLENDTRTVMHLHPAVAPVKAAILPLTKKQSDKAMEIYTLLAQEFNVEFDVAGQIGKRYRRQDAIGTPYCITVDFDTDANQSVTLRDRDTMEQIRLPIDELVAYIQQKIKF, via the coding sequence ATGGCAAATAAAGATATGGATAAATTAATTGCACATGCAAAAAATTCAGGATTTGTATATCAAGGTTCTGAAATTTATGATGGTTTGGCAAACACATGGGATTATGGTCCTTTAGGTGTTGAAATGAAAAACAATATCAAAAAATTATGGTGGAAACGATTCATTCAGGAATCGCCTTATAATGTTGGATTGGATTCTGCTATATTTATGAATCCACGTGTATGGGAAGCCAGTGGGCATGTTGGTGGATTTAGTGATCCTTTAATTGATTGTAAAAACTGTAAAACGAGACATCGTGCTGATAAGTTAATTGAAGCTTATGATCCAGATGTGCATAGTGATGGCTGGGAACCAGAAAAAATGATGAACTATATTAGAGAACATCATATTCAATGTCCTGACTGTGGCAGTGAAGATTTTACAGATATTCGTGAATTTGAATTGATGTTTAAGACGTATATGGGAGTTGTTAAAGATGCAAAAAATACAGTGTATTTACGTCCAGAAACAGCTCAGGGAATATTTGTTAATTTTAAAAATATACAAAGAACATCACGTAAAAAAGTACCATTTGGAATTGGTCAAATTGGGAAATCTTTTAGAAATGAGATTACACCAGGTAACTTTATTTTTAGAACAAGAGAATTTGAACAAATGGAATTGGAATTTTTCTGTAAACCAGATACAGATTTAGATTGGTTCCATTACTGGAAAGATGGATGTATGCAATTCTTACTTGATCTTGGATTGTCAAAAGAAAATTTAAGATTTAGAGATCATGAAAAAGAAGAGTTATCTTTCTATTCTAAAGCAACAAGTGATATTGAATATTTATATCCATTTGGATGGGGTGAATTATGGGGAATTGCTGATAGAACTGATTATGATTTATCAAGACATCAGGAGTTTTCTAAAAAGAATTTGGAATATTTAGATCCAGAAACAAATCAAAAGTATATTCCATATGTTATTGAACCATCTGTAGGAGCTGATCGTTTATTCTTATCTGTTTTAGCAGATGCTTATGATGAAGAACAGTTAGAAAATGACACACGTACAGTCATGCATTTACATCCTGCTGTTGCACCTGTGAAAGCAGCTATTCTACCATTAACAAAGAAACAAAGTGATAAAGCAATGGAAATTTATACACTTTTAGCTCAAGAATTTAATGTTGAATTCGATGTGGCAGGACAAATTGGAAAACGTTATCGTCGTCAAGATGCTATTGGAACACCTTATTGTATTACTGTTGATTTTGATACAGATGCAAATCAATCAGTGACACTAAGAGATCGTGATACAATGGAACAAATTCGTTTGCCAATTGATGAGTTAGTGGCTTATATTCAACAAAAAATTAAATTTTAG